The following coding sequences are from one Streptomyces sp. NBC_00536 window:
- the aroQ gene encoding type II 3-dehydroquinate dehydratase: MSRKVLVLNGPNLGRLGSREPDVYGATSYAGLVESCQSLGRTLGFDVEVRETNDEGQLVRWLHEAADGKIPVVINPGAFTHYSYAMRDAAAQRTAPLIEVHISNPYAREEFRHTSVIASVATGTVAGFGLGSYRLALHALAEELPAA; the protein is encoded by the coding sequence GTGAGCCGCAAGGTGCTCGTGCTGAACGGCCCGAACCTGGGCCGCCTCGGCTCGCGCGAGCCCGACGTGTACGGGGCCACCTCGTACGCCGGGCTGGTCGAGAGCTGCCAGAGCCTCGGCCGCACGCTCGGCTTCGACGTCGAGGTCCGCGAGACCAACGACGAGGGCCAGCTGGTGCGCTGGCTGCACGAGGCCGCCGACGGGAAGATCCCGGTGGTCATCAACCCCGGCGCCTTCACGCACTACTCGTACGCGATGCGGGACGCGGCGGCCCAGCGCACCGCGCCGCTGATCGAGGTGCACATCTCGAACCCGTACGCCCGCGAGGAATTCCGGCACACTTCGGTCATCGCCTCGGTGGCGACCGGGACCGTGGCGGGCTTCGGGCTCGGCTCCTACCGGCTCGCGCTGCACGCGCTGGCGGAGGAACTGCCCGCCGCCTGA
- the aroB gene encoding 3-dehydroquinate synthase gives MTDQVTRIQVGASAGHDAYDVLVGRQLLGELGTLIGTKAQRVAVIHPEALASTGEALRDDLAAQGYEAVAIQVPNAEEAKTVEVAAYCWKALGQSGFTRTDVIVGVGGGATTDLAGFVAASWLRGVRWIAVPTTVLAMVDAAVGGKTGINTAEGKNLVGAFHPPAGVLCDLAALDSLPVNDYVSGLAEIIKAGFISDPVILDLIEGDPQAARTPEGPHTAELIVRSIQVKADVVSSDLKESGLREILNYGHTLAHAIEKNERYKWRHGAAVSIGMVFAAELGRLAGRLDDATAERHKSVLASVGLPLTYRGDQWPKLLETMKVDKKSRGDLLRFIVLDGLAKPTVLEGPDPAVLMAAYGEVSA, from the coding sequence ATGACAGACCAGGTGACGCGCATCCAGGTCGGCGCGAGTGCCGGACACGACGCGTACGACGTGCTGGTCGGCCGGCAGCTGCTCGGCGAGCTGGGCACCCTGATCGGCACCAAGGCGCAGCGCGTCGCCGTGATCCACCCCGAGGCGCTGGCCTCCACGGGTGAGGCGCTGCGCGACGACCTCGCGGCCCAGGGCTACGAGGCCGTCGCCATCCAGGTGCCGAACGCCGAGGAGGCCAAGACCGTCGAGGTCGCGGCGTACTGCTGGAAGGCGCTCGGCCAGTCCGGCTTCACCCGCACCGACGTGATCGTCGGCGTCGGCGGCGGCGCCACCACCGACCTCGCGGGCTTCGTCGCGGCCTCCTGGCTGCGCGGGGTGCGCTGGATCGCCGTACCGACGACCGTCCTCGCGATGGTCGACGCGGCCGTGGGCGGCAAGACGGGCATCAACACCGCCGAGGGCAAGAACCTCGTCGGCGCCTTCCACCCGCCCGCCGGGGTCCTCTGCGACCTGGCGGCCCTCGACTCGCTGCCGGTCAATGACTACGTCAGCGGGCTCGCCGAGATCATCAAGGCCGGATTCATCTCCGACCCGGTGATCCTCGACCTGATCGAGGGCGACCCGCAGGCGGCCCGGACCCCCGAGGGCCCGCACACCGCCGAGCTGATCGTGCGCTCCATCCAGGTCAAGGCCGACGTGGTCTCCAGCGACCTCAAGGAGTCGGGCCTGCGGGAGATCCTCAACTACGGCCACACCCTCGCCCACGCGATCGAGAAGAACGAGCGCTACAAGTGGCGCCACGGCGCCGCCGTGTCCATCGGCATGGTCTTCGCCGCCGAACTGGGCCGGCTCGCCGGCCGGCTCGACGACGCGACCGCCGAACGGCACAAGAGCGTCCTCGCCTCGGTGGGCCTGCCGCTGACCTACCGCGGCGACCAGTGGCCCAAGCTGCTGGAGACCATGAAGGTCGACAAGAAGTCCCGCGGCGACCTGCTGCGCTTCATCGTCCTGGACGGGCTGGCCAAGCCGACCGTCCTGGAAGGCCCGGACCCGGCCGTGCTGATGGCGGCCTACGGCGAGGTGTCCGCGTGA
- a CDS encoding shikimate kinase: MTGGPLVVLVGPMGSGKSTVGELLAERLGVPYRDTDADIVAAQGRPIADLFVDEGEPYFRDLERKAVADALSGHTGILALGGGAILDDGTRALLAGLPVVYLSMDIDEAVRRVGLGAARPLLAVNPRRQWRELMDARRHLYTEVARVVVATDDRTPEEVAQAVLDALELKDV, from the coding sequence GTGACGGGCGGCCCCCTGGTCGTCCTCGTCGGACCCATGGGCTCCGGCAAGTCCACGGTGGGGGAGCTGCTCGCCGAGCGGCTCGGCGTGCCCTACCGGGACACGGACGCCGACATCGTCGCCGCGCAGGGCCGGCCCATCGCCGACCTGTTCGTCGACGAGGGCGAGCCGTACTTCCGTGACCTGGAGCGCAAGGCAGTCGCCGACGCGCTCTCCGGGCACACCGGGATCCTCGCCCTCGGCGGCGGCGCGATCCTCGACGACGGCACCCGGGCGCTGCTCGCCGGGCTGCCCGTCGTCTACCTGTCGATGGACATCGACGAGGCGGTCCGCCGGGTCGGCCTCGGCGCGGCCCGCCCGCTGCTCGCGGTCAACCCGCGCCGCCAGTGGCGCGAGCTGATGGACGCCCGCCGCCACCTGTACACCGAAGTCGCGCGCGTCGTGGTGGCCACCGACGACCGCACCCCCGAAGAGGTCGCCCAGGCGGTCCTCGACGCTCTGGAGTTGAAGGACGTATGA
- the aroC gene encoding chorismate synthase produces MSRLRWLTAGESHGPALVATLEGLPAGVPVTTELVADHLARRRLGYGRGARMKFEQDEVTFLGGVRHGLSLGSPVAVMVGNSEWPKWEKVMSADPVDPAELEGSGRNAPLTRPRPGHADLAGMQKYGFDEARPILERASARETAARVALGAIARSFIKETAGIEIVSHVVELASAKAPYGVYPTPADVDRLDADPVRCLDADASKAMVAEIDQAHKDGDTLGGVVEVLAYGVPVGLGSHVHWDRRLDARLAAALMGIQAIKGVEVGDGFELARVPGSKAHDEIVSTPEGIKRTSGRSGGTEGGLTTGELLRVRAAMKPIATVPRALATVDVATGEATVAHHQRSDVCAVPAAGIVAEAMVALVLADAVVEKFGGDSVIETRRNVRSFLDHLQIR; encoded by the coding sequence TTGAGCAGGTTGCGTTGGCTGACCGCCGGGGAGTCGCACGGACCGGCGCTGGTAGCGACGCTGGAGGGTCTTCCCGCCGGCGTTCCGGTCACCACCGAACTGGTGGCCGACCACCTGGCGCGCCGCCGGCTCGGATACGGCCGCGGTGCCCGGATGAAGTTCGAACAGGACGAGGTGACCTTCCTCGGCGGCGTCCGCCACGGCCTGTCCCTCGGCTCCCCGGTCGCGGTCATGGTGGGCAACTCCGAATGGCCCAAGTGGGAGAAGGTCATGTCGGCCGACCCGGTCGACCCGGCCGAGCTGGAGGGCTCCGGGCGCAACGCCCCGCTGACCCGCCCCCGCCCGGGCCACGCCGACCTCGCCGGCATGCAGAAGTACGGCTTCGACGAGGCCCGCCCGATCCTGGAGCGCGCCAGCGCCCGCGAGACGGCCGCCCGCGTCGCCCTCGGTGCCATCGCCCGGTCCTTCATCAAGGAGACCGCGGGCATCGAGATCGTCTCCCACGTGGTGGAGCTGGCCTCCGCCAAGGCCCCCTACGGCGTCTACCCGACCCCCGCCGACGTCGACAGGCTCGACGCCGACCCGGTGCGCTGCCTCGACGCCGACGCGTCGAAGGCGATGGTCGCGGAGATCGACCAGGCCCACAAGGACGGAGACACCCTCGGCGGCGTCGTCGAGGTGCTCGCCTACGGCGTCCCCGTGGGCCTCGGCTCGCACGTGCACTGGGACCGCCGCCTCGACGCACGGCTCGCCGCCGCGCTCATGGGCATCCAGGCGATCAAGGGCGTCGAGGTCGGCGACGGCTTCGAGCTGGCCCGCGTCCCGGGCTCCAAGGCCCACGACGAGATCGTCTCCACCCCCGAGGGCATCAAGCGCACCTCCGGCCGCTCCGGCGGCACCGAGGGCGGACTGACCACCGGCGAGCTGCTGCGCGTACGGGCCGCCATGAAGCCGATCGCGACCGTGCCCCGCGCGCTCGCCACCGTCGACGTCGCCACCGGCGAGGCCACGGTCGCCCACCACCAGCGCTCCGACGTGTGTGCCGTCCCCGCGGCGGGCATCGTCGCCGAGGCGATGGTCGCCCTCGTGCTGGCCGACGCCGTCGTGGAGAAGTTCGGCGGCGACTCGGTGATCGAGACCCGGCGCAACGTCCGCTCGTTCCTCGACCACCTGCAGATCCGGTGA
- a CDS encoding shikimate dehydrogenase, whose translation MSRIRAAVLGSPIEHSLSPVLHRAAYQELGLVDWSYDRFEIDEAALPAFVAGLGAEWAGLSLTMPLKRAVMPLLDEVSATAASVEAVNTVVLTGDGRRVGDNTDIPGIVAALRERGVEKVPAAAVLGAGATASSALAALSRICSGEVTAYVRSAERADEMRMWGERLGVPVRTADWSAAAEALHAPLVIATTPAGATDALAAAVPERPGTLFDVLYDPWPTALAAAWTGRGGQLVGGLDLLVHQAVLQVEQMTGRSPGPLAAMRAAGERALAAR comes from the coding sequence ATGTCACGGATAAGGGCCGCGGTGCTGGGTTCGCCCATCGAGCACTCCCTCTCACCGGTGCTGCACCGCGCCGCCTACCAGGAGCTCGGCCTCGTCGACTGGTCCTATGACCGGTTCGAGATCGACGAGGCCGCGCTCCCCGCCTTCGTCGCCGGACTCGGCGCCGAGTGGGCGGGCCTGTCGCTGACCATGCCGCTCAAGCGGGCGGTGATGCCGTTGCTCGACGAGGTCAGCGCGACCGCCGCCTCCGTGGAAGCGGTCAACACGGTCGTCCTCACCGGGGACGGCCGCCGGGTCGGCGACAACACCGACATCCCCGGGATCGTCGCCGCGCTGCGCGAACGGGGCGTGGAGAAGGTCCCGGCCGCCGCCGTCCTGGGCGCCGGGGCCACCGCCTCCTCCGCGCTGGCCGCCCTCTCCCGGATCTGCTCCGGCGAGGTCACGGCGTACGTCCGCTCCGCCGAACGGGCGGACGAGATGCGCATGTGGGGCGAGCGCCTCGGCGTGCCCGTCCGCACCGCCGACTGGTCCGCCGCGGCCGAGGCGCTGCACGCGCCGCTGGTGATCGCGACCACCCCGGCCGGGGCCACCGACGCCCTCGCCGCGGCCGTCCCCGAGCGGCCGGGCACCCTGTTCGACGTGCTCTACGACCCCTGGCCGACGGCGCTGGCCGCGGCCTGGACCGGGCGCGGCGGGCAGCTGGTCGGCGGTCTCGACCTGCTCGTCCACCAGGCCGTCCTCCAGGTCGAGCAGATGACCGGACGCTCTCCCGGCCCGCTCGCCGCGATGCGCGCCGCCGGGGAACGGGCCCTCGCCGCGCGGTAG